The Arcanobacterium pinnipediorum genome includes the window GCGGCGCCATTTTCTCGACGAGGTCATGATCCAGTTGCGCCCACGGATGGCGCAAATAAAAACCGACTACGCAAAGGTAGGAAAGCAACGCGCCGCCCTGTTGAAAACAATGTGGAAAACTCGGCGTCGTGGCGCAGCTACTGATGATGCCACAATCGATATTTTTGATGCGCAACTGGCGCGTTTAGGCGCCCAGATCATAGCTGAACGAGCGCGAATTATCGCTGCGCTACGACCCTACGTCGAACAGTATTATCGGGAAGTTTCCGGTGGAAAAGGTCTGGCACGGATCGACTATGCTGCCAGCGTCGATCAACGAACCGGGTGGGAATTGCCAACCCCAGCTCAACTGCACTCAGATGATTCAGGCAAGCTACTCCAAGAAATCACCGCACATGAGGCAGCGCTACAAGAAATTCCGGCCACCGAAGAACGCATGCGCGCAGCACTGCGCCAATGGCGAGAACAAGAAATCGAACGTGGCGTTAATTTAGTTGGCCCACACCGCGACGATCTCGCAATATCGCTTGGAACTCTTCCAGCTAAAGGATTTGCTTCCCACGGTGAATCGTGGTCGTACGCGTTGGCGCTGCGGTTAGCTTCCTGGCGCGTACTACGCGACGATGTTTCGGGAAACTGGGCCGACGACGGCGAACCTATCCTCATTCTCGATGACGTTTTTGCAGAACTAGATGCGCGCCGGCGCCAACGTCTAGCAGATATCGTTCGCCAAGGAACACAAGTATTCGTCACTGCTGCGGTTGGTGATGACTTGCCGGTGGAATTAGATGGCCAGAAGTTTTTTGTCCACGAAGGGCAGGTAACTCCAGCCGATGATGCCGGCGACGCTTCCGTAATCCCAGCCCGCAGTGGAGGTAGTATATGAGCCAAAATACGCCGCAACGAGCTCGTGACCTGCACGCATCAACAAACGGAGTGGAGCGGGCCAACGCGCAGCAAGAACATAGTGAGGTCAATCGAATCGCTCAGGCACGCCAGGTAGCAGCGCGCCAATACGGCGATGTTCTCCCACTGCAGATCCTTGCCCGAGCACGAAAGATGGCTGCCGATCAAGGTTTTGTTCGACGTCGTTCCATCTCACGTGCCACCTTAGCTGCCACGACTCCCCAACCTATCGGGCAAGCTCCGCTGGTACCTAGTCCAGGCCAAGACGTTGGTTCTGGCGCTCGGCCATCCGCACGCGATCCGAAGCCCGTTTTTGAGCTAATAAAAAAGACGATCGAAGAACGAGGCTGGAAGAACCAACTCGATGTTGCCTCAGTTTCGGCGCGCTGGCCAGAAATTGTTGGCGAATCGGTTGCTGCCCATTGCCGAGTCGTTGATTTTAGTCCCGATGGTGTTTTGACGTTGCAAGCACGTAGCGTTGCCTGGGAAACCCAGATGCGCTCCTTGCTACATCATCTCGACCACAGGCTGGCCCAAGAGCTAGGCGAGGGAGTAGTTAAGGAGATTGTTCTCAAAGGTCCTTATGTTCCATCGTGGAAACATGGCCGTCTTTCGGTTCCAGGGCGAGGCCCGCGCGATACCTACAGCTAGGTAGCGGGCGGGCAGGAAATATTGTGATGTGACGTTACACGCCCTATTGAACGTAAAAACACGGTATAATGGTGAAGGATGCTTTGAGGTAGGTCCCTACTCTTGTAGGGGAAAAATCAAGCAGAGCCGATTTTAAGCATGTTATATGAGGTATAACACATTTAAGTATTCTCAATAATAGTGCATGAAGCTAAACGAGGGGAAGTCTAGGCGTGTCAGATGAAAATATGACCAACGAGACCGCACAACGTGCCGGAACAGTCGCGCAAGGTAGTGAATACAATGCCGCGAACATTACGGTTCTTGAAGGTCTTGAAGCTGTTCGTAAACGTCCAGGTATGTACATTGGTTCAACTGGAGAACGCGGACTTCACCATCTTGTCTACGAAGTTGTTGATAACTCAGTCGATGAGGCACTTGCTGGATATGCCTCCGAAATCACGGTGACGCTGCTCGATAATGGCGGTGTCAAAGTTGAAGACGATGGCCGTGGCATCCCAGTCGATATTCACCCAACCGAAGGTGTGCCTGCAGTTCAGGTTGTTATGACCGTGCTGCACGCCGGCGGCAAATTCGGCAACGGTTCGTATGCGGTATCGGGCGGTTTGCATGGTGTTGGCATATCTGTAGTCAATGCATTGTCCTCACGGATGGATACCGAAGTTCACCGTGACGGTCACGTATGGCGAATCTCCTACGAAAACGGAGTACCAGTGGCGCCACTGGAAAAAGGTGAAGAAACCGATCGCACCGGCACCACCCAGACGTTTTGGCCAAACGCCGATATTTTCGAAACCGTCGAATTCGATTTCGATACCTTGCGTCAACGCTTCCACCAGATGGCGTTCTTGAATAAGAGCCTGAAAATCACGCTGATCGATGAGCGCGAAACCGCCGTCGTAGAAGGCGATGAAGTTACCGGTGATGACAACGACGTCGAAACTCACCACACCCAAGTTACCTACCGCTACGACAACGGCCTGCACGACTACGTCACTCATCTGATTAAAACCAAGAAAGCAGAACCGGTCCACGCTGAACCGATCTATTTTGAAGCCGAAGATACAGAGCGAGTTATCTCCGTCGAGGTAGCCATGCAATGGACCAACGGATATTCGGAATCGCTGCACACCTTCGCAAATACGATTAACACCACCGAAGGTGGAACACACGAAGAAGGCTTCCGAACCGCGCTGACCTCAATTATCAACAAGTACGCCCGCGATAAAGGCTTGTTGAAAGAAAAAGACGCCAACCTCACCGGCGATGATATTCGCGAAGGTCTTACGGCTGTTATTTCCGTCAAACTCGGCGAACCACAATTCGAAGGCCAAACCAAAACCAAGCTCGGAAACACCGAAGCACGCACCTTCGTCCAGCAAACCACCTATGCCCAGCTCACCGACTGGCTCGATATGCACCCAGGCGATGGCAAAGAAATCATTCGCAAGGCAATGCAGGCACAAACTGCGCGGCTTGCGGCACGCAAAGCGCGCGAAGCAACTCGCCGCAAGTCAGTGCTCGAATCCGCTGCAATGCCCGGAAAACTCAAAGATTGCACCTCCCGAAACCCCGAAGAATGCGAAATCTTTATCGTCGAGGGTGATTCCGCAGGCGGTTCAGCAGTTAATGGCCGCGATCCTAACCATCAGGCGATCATGCCGATCCGCGGAAAGATCCTTAACGTAGAAAAAGCACGCCTAGATCGGGCACTGTCTTCTGATTCAATTCAGAGTTTGATTACCGCCTTTGGTACTGGAGTTGGCGAAGAGTTCGATATCGAAAAATTGCGCTACCACAAGATCGTCTTTATGGCGGATGCGGACGTAGACGGCCAGCACATCGCAACCTTGCTACTGACCATGGTTTATCGTTACATGCGGCCACTGATCGAACACGGCTACATCTACTTAGCTATGCCCCCGCTGTATCGCATCAAGTGGACGAACGCCGAACACGAGTATGTATTTTCTGACAAAGAACGTGACATCAAACTTGAAGAAGGCCTAGCAGCTGGCAAACGGCTACCCAAGGCAGAAGGCCAAGGTATCCAGCGATACAAGGGTCTAGGTGAAATGAATGATTCAGAATTGTGGGACACCACAATGAATCCCGAAACGCGCACGTTAAAGCGCGTGAGCATTGGCGAAGCAGCTGCAACTGATGAATCATTTTCCATCCTCATGGGAGAAGATGTCGCCTCGCGTCGCTCCTTCATTCAGCGCAATGCACACGACGTCCGATTCCTCGATATTTAAGAATGGCTATAGGTAACTCATGAGCGAAGAAAAAGCACAATACAACCACGGCCTTATTAAGGACGTCGATCTCCAACGGGAGATGGAAACCTCCTATCTTGACTATGCGATGTCGGTTATTGTTGGCCGCGCGCTACCAGATGTGCGCGACGGAATGAAACCAGTTCACCGCCGCGTCATTTACGCCATGTGGGATGGCGGATATCGGCCAGATTCCTCCTTCTCTAAGTCAGTAAAAATTGTTGGTGACGTGATGGGTAATTTCCACCCACACGGAGACGCCGCTATCTATGACACGATGGTGCGCATGGTCCAGCCGTGGAACCTGCGTTATCCATTAGTTGCCGGTCAAGGTAACTTCGGAACAGCTGGCGATCTCGGAGCAGCAGCACCGCGTTATACTGAGGCACGCATGGCGCAACTCGCCGTCGAAATGGTACGCGATATTAACGAAGATACCGTTGATTTCGTGCCTAACTTTGACGGCTCAGTCCAAGAACCAACCGTTCTTACCTCGCGCTTTCCTAACCTGCTCGTCAACGGTTCGGAAGGCATCGCGGTTGGTATGGCCACCCGTATTCCGCCACATAACTTGCGTGAAGTTGCCGAAGGAGTCCAGTGGTTCCTTCAAAACCCGCAAGCGAGCCGTGAAGAACTTCTCGACGCGCTCATCGAACGCATTAAAGGCCCAGATTTCCCTACCGGTGCAACGATTCTAGGTACTAAAGGAATTGAGTCCATGTACCGCACGGGCAACGGTTCCATCACCCAACGAGCTGTTGTTGAAGTTGATGAAATCAACGGCCGCCAGTGTTTAGTTATTACCGATCTGCCCTACCAAGTCAATCCCGATCGCTTGCTTGACAAGATGGTTGAAGGCATCAAAGACGGCCGCCTGCCTGGTATTGCTGACATCCGCGACGAAACGTCGGGCCGCGCGGGCCAGCGCATCGTCATTGTGCTTAAAAAAGACGCAGTTGCCAAAGTTGTGCTCAACAATCTTTATAAGCACACCCAAATGCAAAACAACTTCCCAGCAAATATGTTGGCACTTGTTGACGGTGTGCCGCGCACGTTATCCCTCGACGGATTCGTTCGGCATTGGGTTAATCACCAGATCGAAGTTATTCGCCGTCGTACCGAATACCGGCTACGCAAAGTCCTAGAGCGGTTAATGATCTTGGAGGGTTTGGTCAAAGCCCTTGACGCGCTCGATGAGGTGATCGCGTTGATTCGTCGTTCGCCAACCGTTGACGAAGCCCGCGTTGGGTTAATGGAACTACTTGATATTAACGAGATTCAAGCAGATCATATTCTCGCCATGCAGTTGCGTCGCCTAGCTGCGCTCGAACGTCAAAAGATTCTCGACGAGCGCGACGAGAAAATGGCTATGCGCGACGACTACCGTGACATTTTAGCTAAGCCGGAACGTCAGCGTTCTATTGTTTCAGACGAACTTAGTGAAGTTGTTGCAAAGTTTGGCGACGAGCGCCGCACCACCATTTTGCCGTTCGACGGCGAAATGTCGGACGAAGATTTGATTCCGGAAGACGACGTCGTCGTAACGATTACGCGCTCCGGTTTCGTTAAACGAACCAAGGTTAGCGAATACCGCGCACAACACCGTGGCGGGAAGGGAATCAAGGGAACTTCGCTTCGTGAAGACGATATTGTTGAACACTTCGAAGTGACCTCAACCCACGACTGGCAGTTATTCTTTACCAATATGGGCCGGGTTTACCGGATCAAAGGTTATGAACTTCCAGAAGGTGCCCGCGATGCTAAAGGTCAGCATATTGCGAACCTGTTAGCCTTCCAGCCCGGAGAATCCATTGCGTCGATGGTCTCGATCCGCAGCTACGACCAGTCTGACTATCTCGTGCTCGCCACCGAAGATGGTTTAGTGAAGAAGACCCGGCTCAGTGACTACGATTCAGCACGTACCGGCGGCTTAATTGCCGTTAAGCTACGCGAACATGAAGATGGCACAATGGATCGGTTAGTTTCTGCACGCTTGTTGAATGAGGGCGACGACGTTCTCCTTGTTTCGCGTGGCGGACAATCGCTGCGATTTACCGCAACTGACGAATCCTTACGCCCGATGGGCCGGGCAACTTCCGGTGTGACGGGTATGAAGTTCCGTGGCGACGATCGCCTGCTGGCGATGGATATTGTCGACGAGGGCGCCGAAGTATTCGTTGTTACCGAAGGCGGATATGCCAAACGTACCGATATTGAACAATACCGTGTTCAAGGCCGTGCCGGTTTAGGTATCAAGGTGGCTAACGTGGTTGAATCGCGTGGCGATCTTGTTGGTGCGCTGATAACCCATCCTGGTGATGAAGTTATGGTCATTATGGAATCAGGTAAGGTTGTGCGTTCCGCAGTTGAGGAAGTCTCGCTTACTGGCCGCAATACTCAAGGCGTCAAGTTCGCTACCCCAGATAAGGGTGACAAGATCATTTCCATCGCGTTGAACATGGAAAAAGAAGCCGACGAAGACGCTGCTGTAGTTGAGGCGCAAAGTGATGCTACCGGCGTCGTCGAAGGAGAATCCGACGCGAAAGATGACGCACAAACGCCTACAGACGTAGAATAATCCTAACTGTGATACCACTAGCTCATTGGAGAACGAGATGACAGCCGTACACGAAGATATCGCGCAACCAACCACCACGCAGAATATGGTTTTGCACGAGAACCATGACGTTGGTATTCGCCGGGTGAAGATGACGATTTCTCGGGTAGATCCTTGGTCTGCATTGAAATTGTCCTTCCTCGTGTCGGTAGCAATTGGCATCATGATCGTTATTGCCACAGTGGTGTTGTGGCTGGTGCTTGATTCGATGCATGTGTGGTCCCAGATTGATGGGTTGCTTAAAACACTGAATTCTGAGGCGTTGCTGCAGCTCGGGCAATTTATGGAATTTGGGCGCGTGGTCTCCTTCTCCGTAGTTGTTGGCGTGATTGAAATTGTGTTGATGACCGCTTTCGGAGCTCTCATGGCATTGATTTACAACGTTGTTGCCATGCTCGTTGGTGGATTCCACGTCACTGTCACTGACGAGTGAGTGCGGCTAGGAGTAAGGGTAGATGCGCGCCACGCCAAGGATAACTGCATATTCTTCGCGCGTGGTTAGTGCCTAGAAAAATAGTGAAAATGTGACATGTATTGCTTGGAGCCGTTGTGGTTTGATTCTGAGCTCAAAATTGAGTTAATCTAATTCGGCACCAAGAAATGCATAAGGGCCTATAGCTCAGTCGGTTAGAGCGCTACACTGATAATGTAGAGGTCGATGGTTCGAGTCCATCTAGGCCCACGCTATGTGAGAAGGAGGAGCAGTGAAGAAATTCGTTCTCGTCTCTCTCGCAATAGTTGGGGGATATGCATTATTCCTCAAAGCATCGCAAACGATGCAACTACAGGCCACCTGGAATTCCGTGGCGGATCCTGTAGAATAGCTTTCGAACATAACAGTTCGAAAAGGGGCTATGGCGCAGCTGGTAGCGCATCTGCTTTGCAAGCAGAGGGTCAGGGGTTCGAGTCCCCTTAGCTCCACAATTTACCCACTCACGTTGATAGCAGTTCGCGTGAGTGGGTTTTTGTATGTCATGGGTTTCTTTTTAGAACGGAAATGACCGTGAAAATTCTTGCCCGTCCGCTAAAGTGCTGATATCGGGCAGATACGCCATCGCTATTGTTTTTCATGGCCGGCTATCCCATTCAATCTGCCCTAACAGTCTTTACAGACCAATCAAATTCGGTTTCATTAGGAAATGTCGGGTTTCTACGGTTGGTGATGAGATTTGTCTGTCGCAAAACCGGGGTATATGGGGCGATGTCCTCATATACGGGGTGATCACCCCATATACCCCGGTTTTGGAACAACTTCTGGTCTTATCCGAGCCGGGATTCATGCGAGCTGGAAATCTGCCACGCAGGCAGTGGCTTAAAAAATTAGTCGAAATAGAGTGCCAAACTGACTCCATAAAACCAGATAAATAAGGTACTGTGTGACTTAGGCTTTCGCCTTTTTCATATTTCAATGACGAAATGAGGAAATGAATGACTACTTCGCGAGCCACTTTCTGGCGGCGTAGTGCATCTATCAGCACACTAGCTTTGTTCTTCAGTATGCTCACGATGCCCACGGCCACTGCGGCCCAAGATTATAGTGATCTCAACACCGATACCCAAATGGCTTCTGCGCCAGAAGTGGTGTACACGAAATCACTGAGCGCTTCACAGCGAGTCCATAACATCAACCACGGATGGAAATTTAAACTCGGCGACGAAAGCGGTGCACAGTCACCAAACTATTCTGATGCCACGTGGCGGAATCTGAATCTTCCCCATGACTATTCCATCGAACAAACATTCACCCCGCAAGGTGAAGCTGAGAGTGGATATTTGCTTGGTGGAATCGGCTGGTACCGCAAGAATCTGCAATTAGATGAGACGTTTACCAATAAGCAGATCAATCTTAATTTCGACGGCATTTATATGGATGCCACGATCTATGTCAATGGCACTGAAATTGCCAACCATCCATATGGATACACCCCATTTTCGGTAGATATCACGAAGTATGTGAAAATCGGATCCAATAATGTTATCGCGGTGAAGGTCAATCATGAGTTGCCCTCAAGCCGGTGGTATTCAGGATCGGGAATCTATCGCAATGTGGATTTAGTTGTTACCGATAAAGT containing:
- the gyrB gene encoding DNA topoisomerase (ATP-hydrolyzing) subunit B, with the protein product MTNETAQRAGTVAQGSEYNAANITVLEGLEAVRKRPGMYIGSTGERGLHHLVYEVVDNSVDEALAGYASEITVTLLDNGGVKVEDDGRGIPVDIHPTEGVPAVQVVMTVLHAGGKFGNGSYAVSGGLHGVGISVVNALSSRMDTEVHRDGHVWRISYENGVPVAPLEKGEETDRTGTTQTFWPNADIFETVEFDFDTLRQRFHQMAFLNKSLKITLIDERETAVVEGDEVTGDDNDVETHHTQVTYRYDNGLHDYVTHLIKTKKAEPVHAEPIYFEAEDTERVISVEVAMQWTNGYSESLHTFANTINTTEGGTHEEGFRTALTSIINKYARDKGLLKEKDANLTGDDIREGLTAVISVKLGEPQFEGQTKTKLGNTEARTFVQQTTYAQLTDWLDMHPGDGKEIIRKAMQAQTARLAARKAREATRRKSVLESAAMPGKLKDCTSRNPEECEIFIVEGDSAGGSAVNGRDPNHQAIMPIRGKILNVEKARLDRALSSDSIQSLITAFGTGVGEEFDIEKLRYHKIVFMADADVDGQHIATLLLTMVYRYMRPLIEHGYIYLAMPPLYRIKWTNAEHEYVFSDKERDIKLEEGLAAGKRLPKAEGQGIQRYKGLGEMNDSELWDTTMNPETRTLKRVSIGEAAATDESFSILMGEDVASRRSFIQRNAHDVRFLDI
- a CDS encoding DUF3566 domain-containing protein — its product is MTAVHEDIAQPTTTQNMVLHENHDVGIRRVKMTISRVDPWSALKLSFLVSVAIGIMIVIATVVLWLVLDSMHVWSQIDGLLKTLNSEALLQLGQFMEFGRVVSFSVVVGVIEIVLMTAFGALMALIYNVVAMLVGGFHVTVTDE
- a CDS encoding DLW-39 family protein is translated as MKKFVLVSLAIVGGYALFLKASQTMQLQATWNSVADPVE
- the gyrA gene encoding DNA gyrase subunit A; this encodes MSEEKAQYNHGLIKDVDLQREMETSYLDYAMSVIVGRALPDVRDGMKPVHRRVIYAMWDGGYRPDSSFSKSVKIVGDVMGNFHPHGDAAIYDTMVRMVQPWNLRYPLVAGQGNFGTAGDLGAAAPRYTEARMAQLAVEMVRDINEDTVDFVPNFDGSVQEPTVLTSRFPNLLVNGSEGIAVGMATRIPPHNLREVAEGVQWFLQNPQASREELLDALIERIKGPDFPTGATILGTKGIESMYRTGNGSITQRAVVEVDEINGRQCLVITDLPYQVNPDRLLDKMVEGIKDGRLPGIADIRDETSGRAGQRIVIVLKKDAVAKVVLNNLYKHTQMQNNFPANMLALVDGVPRTLSLDGFVRHWVNHQIEVIRRRTEYRLRKVLERLMILEGLVKALDALDEVIALIRRSPTVDEARVGLMELLDINEIQADHILAMQLRRLAALERQKILDERDEKMAMRDDYRDILAKPERQRSIVSDELSEVVAKFGDERRTTILPFDGEMSDEDLIPEDDVVVTITRSGFVKRTKVSEYRAQHRGGKGIKGTSLREDDIVEHFEVTSTHDWQLFFTNMGRVYRIKGYELPEGARDAKGQHIANLLAFQPGESIASMVSIRSYDQSDYLVLATEDGLVKKTRLSDYDSARTGGLIAVKLREHEDGTMDRLVSARLLNEGDDVLLVSRGGQSLRFTATDESLRPMGRATSGVTGMKFRGDDRLLAMDIVDEGAEVFVVTEGGYAKRTDIEQYRVQGRAGLGIKVANVVESRGDLVGALITHPGDEVMVIMESGKVVRSAVEEVSLTGRNTQGVKFATPDKGDKIISIALNMEKEADEDAAVVEAQSDATGVVEGESDAKDDAQTPTDVE
- a CDS encoding DUF721 domain-containing protein, whose protein sequence is MSQNTPQRARDLHASTNGVERANAQQEHSEVNRIAQARQVAARQYGDVLPLQILARARKMAADQGFVRRRSISRATLAATTPQPIGQAPLVPSPGQDVGSGARPSARDPKPVFELIKKTIEERGWKNQLDVASVSARWPEIVGESVAAHCRVVDFSPDGVLTLQARSVAWETQMRSLLHHLDHRLAQELGEGVVKEIVLKGPYVPSWKHGRLSVPGRGPRDTYS
- the recF gene encoding DNA replication/repair protein RecF (All proteins in this family for which functions are known are DNA-binding proteins that assist the filamentation of RecA onto DNA for the initiation of recombination or recombinational repair.), translated to MYISDLALNDFRSYREVIVSCQPGITTFIGENGQGKTNLVEAIGYLATFSSHRVNADASLVRQGASAAVVRAKVMHGQSPTTVEIEILAGKANRARINRGNAKPADLLGIVRTVVFAPEDLDLIKGDPAVRRHFLDEVMIQLRPRMAQIKTDYAKVGKQRAALLKTMWKTRRRGAATDDATIDIFDAQLARLGAQIIAERARIIAALRPYVEQYYREVSGGKGLARIDYAASVDQRTGWELPTPAQLHSDDSGKLLQEITAHEAALQEIPATEERMRAALRQWREQEIERGVNLVGPHRDDLAISLGTLPAKGFASHGESWSYALALRLASWRVLRDDVSGNWADDGEPILILDDVFAELDARRRQRLADIVRQGTQVFVTAAVGDDLPVELDGQKFFVHEGQVTPADDAGDASVIPARSGGSI